A genomic window from Vitis riparia cultivar Riparia Gloire de Montpellier isolate 1030 chromosome 16, EGFV_Vit.rip_1.0, whole genome shotgun sequence includes:
- the LOC117933861 gene encoding dehydration-responsive element-binding protein 1B-like codes for MNTTSPPYSDPHPLVCNWDSLNLPDSDGGSEELMLASTHPKKRAGRKKFRETRHPVYRGVRRRNSGKWVCEVREPNKTSRIWLGTFPTAEMAARAHDVAALALRGRGACLNFADSAWRLHVPSSRDAKDIQKAAAEAAEAFRPMENDGVMQDERREESEVRTPENVFVMDEEDVFGMPGLLVNMAEGLLMPPPHSVADGYGGDDMAADADMSLWSYSI; via the coding sequence ATGAATACTACTTCTCCACCATATTCCGACCCTCACCCGCTCGTATGCAATTGGGATTCCCTGAATTTGCCTGATTCTGATGGAGGCAGCGAAGAGTTGATGCTGGCCTCCACACACCCGAAGAAACGAGCTGGGAGGAAGAAGTTTCGGGAGACGCGGCACCCTGTGTACCGCGGCGTGCGGCGGAGGAACTCCGGGAAGTGGGTATGCGAGGTGAGGGAGCCCAACAAGACGTCCAGGATATGGCTGGGGACGTTTCCGACGGCGGAGATGGCTGCGCGCGCGCACGACGTGGCGGCATTGGCGCTGAGGGGACGTGGGGCTTGCCTCAATTTTGCGGACTCTGCGTGGCGGCTGCATGTGCCTAGCTCCCGCGACGCCAAGGACATTCAGAAGGCAGCGGCGGAGGCGGCGGAGGCGTTTAGGCCAATGGAGAATGATGGGGTTATGCAAGATGAGAGGAGGGAAGAGAGTGAGGTGAGGACGCCGGAGAATGTGTTTGTTATGGATGAGGAGGACGTTTTTGGAATGCCGGGTCTGCTGGTGAATATGGCTGAGGGTCTGCTGATGCCGCCGCCGCATAGCGTGGCGGATGGCTACGGTGGAGATGACATGGCGGCGGATGCTGACATGTCGTTATGGAGTTACTCTATTTAG